The genomic window GACAAGGACCGCTGCGGTTTGACAGGCGCCCGGGAAACATCTGATGGCTTTCCAACATAGCAAGGACAGATGCAGACAAGACAAGGCGGCGTGGTTTCAGGCACCCCGCCAGCTTCGTGGTCACGGTTAACACAGACAGCGCTTCGGCCGATACAGAAACCCGAGCAGAGGCGCAGGGCTGTGGCCGTGATGCTGCACCATGCTCTGGGTAAACCCTTGATCATTTGGTCCCTGTTGTTTTAATGAGGTGGATTGAAGGGACAGGAAGGAGTAGTTGTAGTCTGGGCCCTCGGGGTTTGGGGTGTGAAAACGCTGCTTGTGGGCTGGTTTTCCTCCTGgatgctgctcatgtgttttctTTAGTGCTCCCTTTTATCAGCACACCTGCTTTTAGAATGTAGCCACTGCTTCATTTACTGTTTGCCGTGGTCGTGTATGTGGGGCTAAAAGCCCTTTAAAGAGCAGAAAGGTGAACACTCAGAGCTGCTGACTGTTTTCTTCAAGAAATTAGGAAAACGGCTGCAAACATGTTTCATCCTTCGTGGGCATCTCATGTCTTTTAATCAAATTTTAGTGAAAAGTTTTAAAAGGCGCAGCAATCCTCATTAAGAGGTTCCCCCATGGAAACCACTTCTAATGACAGAGAACTTTCCCATTTTTCCAGAATTCTTTGTCCAGTTTGTCAAATACAAACATAATCTTAGGTGAAGACTTTTGTGTTTTGGACCCTTTTCTCGATCAGAACAGTATAACCTGTAACAATCTTATACATCATTTAATCCAGTGGACATTCGGAGGCTTCTTAACCCACAGTGAAAGATTTTTCACTTCCCAGCTGAGTCTTACTCAAGGACTCATTTATTGTTACATATTATATATTCCCAAGAACCTTTTACAACAGAGTTTGCATAACGAAATTGATCAACTAAAACAAAGTATACATTTTTGGATAACTGCCTATTTCTCGTTGGAAAGATTAATCCACTTAAATGCTTGTGCTGCCATGCTTCATACACCCCCCATGTTTCATTGGTTGATCATATGTAAACAGATTCTGTCATTGTGCCTATTACCTGGAACTACACGGCCATCTACAAGAGTGTAGTACAGACTGATGTCTCTTTTAGATGTGTTTCTGTAAATAATCCTCCTTATTAACTAAGACCATGGACTCCTGCTGCAAACATAGATGTGATGTGTTCTCATTGTtatgtcattgttgtgtgttgtttttattgtgagaTTGTTAAACtaattctgttttcatttcatcacCATTTTTAGATCTCACAGGCTGAGACAGGAAGCCAATGAGTACACAGCCACAAGCCGCAGTTCCTTGCCTGGCCTCTTGAGGctagctccaaaagtgagtcctTTTCCAGCTTATAATGCACAATGATAACTGGGACTGGATTTTTGGCTAAATAGCTTCATAAGTGAAGTAAACTAGCAAGTCTCTTTGAAGTACAGAAACAAAGTTTATAAGAGTAGAATAAAAAGTGAGGAAAACAGTTTCAAATGTAAGCAAAGCATTTTATTAGGTGTTATATTCaatgttgtaataaaaaaagcagtACAGTACATCCAGAAACATGGATTAATAAAAAGCTTGTGTTACATGATGGTTGTAACATTGAATTAGACCGTTATTGGGTGCAACATCATCAAAACAAATCATCTGAGAAATGCTAacatacaaaaaatatatttataccAAATAATTTAATAACTTGGCAGTCACCTTACCGAGGCACAAAGCTGAAATTCTTTCAACAAGTGCAACAACCTATGAAAAGGAAATACATTAAGCTCTGTACTGGTGAGGCTGAGACACTGGATTAGTTCTTAGAAGGTAAAAGTGATGACACCTCTGTTGTACAGTATTGtctgattatatatatatattcccaCTGACCAAATATACATGTAAAACTCTCCATAACAAATGAAATGCATTCAATGTTGTAGGTACAATCAATGCAAAAAGTGCGAGGTTGCCAAAAATGtattcaatgttttttttctcccccattTTCTaggtgctttggtttcattagAAACAACTCTTGGTTCAAAAATTGTCATGATACTGATTTGATGtttcagaaaagaaagaaacttaACCTAAGTGATATCTCATTTTACTCTCTGTATACTAGATAAAAGTAGATTTTTATTTGCTCTCTACAAGCATGAAATGAATTGAAGCGTGTCAAGAAGAGAGGTCCCTCTTCACTGAATATTTACAATAACATCTAAACCTCTGAGGCCAGATTACAGTCAAACTACATGAGTCAGGGCCAAAGGTTTTCCAACAGAAATGCTTTTCAGATATATTACATGTCAATCAATGACAGAAACACTTATTTATATTACAGAATCAGGATTCACCGTCTGTTTGGGAAGCATGCTGTGCCTCATGAATGTACAGAAATCAAAATGCCACACACACGcttacacagtcacacatgacACTGAAGAGCATGGCCAAAAAGtgcacacaacatacacaaagCTAAGACTGTTCAGTCAGCAATCAGTCACCTTCATTAACCTCACACCACAGTTCCCGCTTGATGTGCGACGTTCCCCTCTGCTGCTTTTCATGCCCACAGAGCCAGACGAGAGTCAGTCTGCAGGAGACGCTACGAATGAAAAGCAAAAGGTAACAAAGGGAACTACATGAGCACTGATGGTGAAAGGAGGGAGGCTGATAACGCAGCCTCACCTGGCTCAAGGTCTGTACATGATAAGATCAGATTATGATTTGAAGAAATAAAGCCACTGGCTCCAGAGTAGCAATAACTGGTAGCCAACAAGTTCTCATTGAACTAAACCTACTGATTTGTTCAGACAGTTTAATCATCCAGACCTGATAATGTACAGACCCTGGCCTGTTAAAAGGAGCTCAACTTAGTCGATGACTAGTTTCCCTGAAAGGCTCCCTGGGCAGCGGAGGAAGCTGCACCAGCGGCGGCTGTCTGGAAAGTTTTACTGGTGAAAACTCCCTGTGAGAACTCCTGCTGAGCCTTCTGGAAACTGGCACCGGTGCGGCGGTACATGCTGTGGACCTGCAGAAGAGGAAAGGGTGAGAAATCATTTGTGTATTTTCATTTGTTGCCACCATAATGAATGAACTCTTACCATCTTGAGCAGGATGATGGACATCACGGCACACATAGTGAAGAGGATGGCCACTATAATCATGATGGCTCCCACTGCCTTGTGAGAAGCGATGACAGAGAAGGCCGCTATCCAACCACTAGATTCAATAAACATCAGTGATTGTTAGTCACAGCATCACTCTGACTGAAACATGTTCAGTTGGGTTCCATTtagggagagaagaagaatgcTGGAAGGACGTAGCGTGAAGAGCTTAGCAGATGCAAAAATCAAACATAATAAAAGCAGTATTAATGAAAgatcaaataaatgaaattcaTATTAATGAGCACCTTTGTGTCCTTGTGATTTACTTATTCTCTGCACAGGAAACTAACAAAGTGCCTTTTGACTGTTTCACCATTATGCATTCTAGAAAGTGCCAATTTGATatgaaagggttttttttttttaacttcaccTCATGTTTATCTAAAGCAGTCTGTGCACACTACAGGCTACAAagcacacaaatgcagacaagACAATACAGATGAGGTTAGGACAGCAAACACCAGCAGCGTTATCAAACCACCTGAACAAGGTTTCCACGTGTTTTCTACATATTTAAGACACTCATTTATACTTATCTTTAGTAGTTCATAAGGGGGACAGAAGCCACGAACGTTTTTTTTATCCCACAGAAAACACTAAATTATTAAATAATCAAACCTGATTTTAGCCTTCAGGAATGACAGATTTGAGTGTAACAACAGTAAGGCTCTCCTGTTAATCAAACCAACATTTATATTCATGAAAGTACAAAACTAAAGTAAGAAATGGATGATGGAAAACATTTGGGAATGTGTTCACCACGTGTGCTGTAATAGGTaatccaaaacacacatttgaggaaagaacagagaacaggaggagggcAGGCAGATGGTgcagcagagaagcagagacTTACAGTtaccagcagacagagaggcagcaggCTAGAGGCTGAAGAATGGAAAGTTTCTGTGAGAAGAGATGACAGAATGCAGAAAataagggagagagagaagagggtcGACGGGCGCTCACAGGTCAGCTGACTGGTAGTAACAGAGTAAAGGCCAGTACACAGAAAGCCTTGTGTGGACATTACATACATGTCTGCTTGCTCCTAAACAGCATACTTATTGAGAGTGAAGGTAAAACTCACATGTGGTTTTGAAGAATGTGACTCACCTGTTTCCCCACTTGGGGATGCCTACAGACTGGATGATGAAGATCACCActtggcagaaaaacacaaagaagaagaagaagaagctgaaggagctgtcggtcctgaaaaaaaaaccaagagaATAATGACTGAGTTCACATGTTTATTCATGTTAGTCACCAGTAGCTTCATAATTTAAAGCATTATTTATTATGCAGTTTTATATGTCCTGTCGCTTTCTAAACATGGACCGCTTATTAACTTTGAATGGCCAGGttattaaatcattaaatagtaatttaatcatttatttgaGGTTTCTAGCTGTTTAAATCTGTTGATAGCTTTCAAGGATATTAAATGTAGCCATAGAAGGAAAACTTACACTGTGGCCATTAATacagcagttttgttttttattaaacacatgCCAAAACAAGCAGTATTTTCCATGGTCATACTTACAATCCATGTCTGTTCTTTCAGGTTTTATCCCAGTAAAAACATCAGTGTATAAAGGAGTGGGGAGTAAATCTGTATAAGGCCACACATACAGCTTCTTTGTAAAGGGATACTCACCTGAAGGCCTTGTAGACGGGCCGGTACCAGCAGAGGAAGGAGCaaggagagaaaaggatgaGCCACAGAATGGAGAGCCCAAAGTCCACACCATAGGTCGCGTCAGTGGTGAATTTAGCCAGGCATGCCAGCAAGTTGAGGAACAGGGTCACACAGTTGACTGAGGGGAAACAGTAGGCAGTGTAAATGACAGTAATCACATCAGCATCATGTTCATATATGAACACAACCAGCAACCTCTACAGCAGTACACAATGATAATGTTAGACAGGACTGAAAACTAAATTCGGATACTCAAGggttatttattttgtatggtACATAACATGAATCCCTCCTGGGTAGAAAACTTGTATCATATTTCAAATAAAGcttatttttgttatttgtgttgttgatgCACCCAAACATTGAGATGTACTTACACATCCAGAGATAGTACATCATCTTGCAGACTCTCTGGTACTCCGGGGGGATTTCCTCTGAGAAATCCTGATAGAAACACGGTTTGATGGGGAAGCTCTTTGGAAGTGGAGGCCAGTTGTTCTCTTTACCTGTTGAGAGAGATGCAGTATAaatttctgcatgtgtgcaggACATCCACACCAGGAAAAAgagggctgtttttttttgtaaatgttgcCAAATCCATGTAATATATTTAGTTATTGGATGTGTAGGAGTTATTGCCCAGTCTCAGAACATTGTATAATGACTCTGCTGTGGGCTTTCACATCATAAAGAACTGCCTACACAGCTGATATGAGCATGTGCAAAAGGTCTGCCCCTTTTGGTGtaccacagacacatgcacatctGCAGCATTAATTAAACATAAACCTGACCAGATTAGTAGCAAATCGCCACTAATTTTATGTACACTTTACTGAAACTTGCCACTGCAATTAAGACATTTTAAGTTAGTATAATTGCAGGGTaatcacacatacagaccatTTTCATAAAGCAAGTGTTGTATCCTCATGAatacacactgcagtgttttcctGTCTCAGCATCTGATACTGCTGCAGGAAGGAGTGGTTTTAATGACCTGCTGTGCCTCGTCTCTGTAGCTCCTGCTCTCTGCGGTCCAGCTCGGCAGCtttcctctccagctcctcctgctgcctcagCAGGTTggcctgagctgcagcagcagttgcctggaaaaaacagagaaacgCCAGAGATACTACTGCAAAGGCTTTTTTAAGCAACTGTCAAAGGTTTCACAATAAGGGGCCTTTACGGACACTGCAAGCAACAATGCAAAAGTGATTGATTTCACTTTCGGTTTCAGCACGATGGTGAGCCTATGTGAGCCGTTTCAGAAAATATATGTAGACTCCAGGAGCCATACTGGACACTGCATGTGATTTCAAGTGtttataaaaatacatatttataatcATCACAGAAAAGAAACAACGGATCATGTGTAAATTGAACTGATATTTAGGGCAAATATCGCCTCTAAAAATCCTCAGGtaacaataaatataaaatatcagAGGAGTCAGTACTTTGGTCACATTCAGGATTTTATCATGTAAGAGAAGAGTTCCTGCTGCAGAGTAACTCAAGTTATTGGTTTGtagaacatttcaaaaatgtttcatatatattttatcatgtcaACTGAGGAACCTTCAGAGTCCTACTCTGCAATGAAAAAACAATAAGGCCTAAAAAGCTGATGGGGGGGGCATCTTTGTTCCACCTGACATCAGTCTTCAGTTCCTGTGATCGAAAAAAAGCTCATGTGTCACCAAGTCCATTGTGGTATCTGTTTCTATCCTGCACTGGCTTTATTTTGTGAAGAAtggaacacacagcagcaccacttgtgtgcatgaataaaaaaagtgccaattaaatatgaatgaaacaTAAACAGGGACAGGACACAGAGAAGTGCTCACCCTCATTCTACTTTAATGCAGCAGATACGTGGCAAGGTTTGgcaaagagagagtgtgtgttctcaccttTGGACTGGGCTCTGTAGAGGGCTGTAAGACAGCAGGCTGGTAAGGAGAGGTGGATGCTGGAGTGGTGTGAGCAGCCAGGCCATCCTGAGTGGAATTGACATGTGAGCAAGTGATGCAAATGAAAGACAAACAAGAAAATGACAGAGGATGAAAGGGGGAATATAATAACTGAAAGAACAAAGGATGACATGATCTGCAGATACAGATGATAACAGGGAACTAAAACTATggacaaatcaaagataaaacaaTAAAGTCATTTATTAAAacgcagagacagacacagctttATGGCTTACATTAGTAGGAAAAGGGTTGTACTGGTCAACTGGTTCTATGCTGGGGTTGGTCACCTGTGTGACAGCAGgatcctgaaaaaaaacatagaaacaTGTCACATTGTGTAACATCAAATAATTCTGTGTGTAATGCAGTCCGAGGAAACTGGGTACAGGACAGATCTTGCTTATCAAAGCTTATCAAAGTAATGAAAACATAAAAGTCAGCAGGTGATTATATGACACACTGACATGTCTACAATATTTTCTAATCCACTTCTCCTTTAAAAAGAATGAGAATGACTGCCTCACATGCTTACATCACTCACTGGTCATGTGAGGTGTGAGCTCACTATCGACTATTGACACACCTGTAAACAGTCCCAGAGGAAAACCGAGGGACATCTGAAGAGTTCATACTGCTACATACTGTAGCATTATTATACTAAAGAAAAGTTGTGGTTATAAACTGCGTATCCTATTTTTAAGAGGGAAGTCGCTGCTACCTGTACAGACTTTCAAAACCTGGTATACAAAACGTGTTTACATCATGTAGAAGCAGAAAACATGTTCTGCCTGTAGACTCACAAAGAATGGGGTTACTTGTGAACAGCCACTGATCCTCCATGAAATAGAAAATGCTAAAACAAGACTGCATCATGTTTGAAACAAACCCAAACATCAGCATCTCCTCCTTCAAAATGATGGAAGTTGTGTACTGTACTTGGCACATCCTAAAATAATAGATTTAGTTATAACAGCACATGTAAATATACACTTAGGATTAAAACTGCATGTTCTCCTAACTTTAACATATCTGTACCAGGAAACAGGAACTGCTGTGATAACTGATGATTGCCTAGGTGTGGCAGCTGTACCCATTTCATAACTGCACTTGGATATTGCTGCTAAATGGGTTTAAGTCCCTGTTTGTATTGTATCCCACTCCCTTACAGTGCTGTAATTATTCATGCATGCAtggtcacaaaaacacacagagtatgTTCAACTCCAATGTCACAAATGaagcacattttcatttttctaaaATGTTATTATCTTGAAATTCCTCCAAAGGCTGGAAACCTGTTAACTCTTTTAATGTGAACCCATACTATGGGTTTGTATAACAGCATGGTACAACTCGGACAACCTATTACAGCTGCTTTTATGGGGGTATTTATTCAGCCACTTCCACACCTAGCAAACAAACAGTGGTCTGCACTGACGGCACAGCTATTGTGCACCTGATGTAATAAAATGGTGAGTCTATGACTGTGATGTAGAGTCACAGCATATCATCTTACATTTGATTTAAGAGTGTGAGGCTGTAGATAAAATGTTGCTGTTGGTGCCTCAATAACAAGCAGGACTCTTTTACATTTTGTACCTGACAAATGACTCACTCCTGATTTTAATAGTGCAATTATGTACAGCAATACACAGACCACATATGATGCTAAATAACAGCATGTCTTGTCTAGCATCATGTAGAAAGGTAGTGTGCAGGCCTCTGCCCAGTGACTGCTGCATTACAATAAGTCAAACCACAATCATCAGAGACACAACTTCTTCTGAGGAATTAAGTCAGAATCTACAGCTAAAATAAGGCTAATATTTCATTGCTTTACAGATATggccataataataataataatggccaTTTTCTTGCACACAAATAACAAAACACTTGAATGTGTACAATACAATTTTACAATACAAAATAGCTTATTTAGGGAAGTAGAAAATTCACCAACTAGTGGAGGTTTGACAAAAGAGCCCAGTAAAGaattcaagaatttccttcgggattaataaagttttatcttatcttaaagaATTCATGCTAAAGATATTCATCATCAAGGCTGCAGCCTTTCTTGCAAACTCCTAGGTTTGTTATATAATGTCACTAGAGAGGGTTTAATAAAGTAACATTATTAACAAACTACTAAAGTTTAGTCACTGAATCAGTTAATATAAAGGCAATCCTTCTGACTACTGAAGAATGCTAACTTTACATAAAACTGTTTACTGCAAACTAATCCGGATGTGATACATTTGTAGAATACAGACAAAATGTAgtttgataaaacacacacagtgataagaAATCGCTTTAAATCGAATTATAACTAAAACCGTTTGTCACACATTCCTATATGGCTACAGTTTAACTTCCTGCAAATAAGCTAGTGGGACACTCCGCCCACTTTTCCAGGAAAGCTCACTGATTGGTTTAAAATCTGTCACTCATCTCACTTTCACCA from Parambassis ranga chromosome 19, fParRan2.1, whole genome shotgun sequence includes these protein-coding regions:
- the scamp2 gene encoding secretory carrier-associated membrane protein 2, which encodes MSGFDDNPFAEPANVNPFNDPAVTQVTNPSIEPVDQYNPFPTNDGLAAHTTPASTSPYQPAVLQPSTEPSPKATAAAAQANLLRQQEELERKAAELDRREQELQRRGTAGKENNWPPLPKSFPIKPCFYQDFSEEIPPEYQRVCKMMYYLWMFNCVTLFLNLLACLAKFTTDATYGVDFGLSILWLILFSPCSFLCWYRPVYKAFRTDSSFSFFFFFFVFFCQVVIFIIQSVGIPKWGNSGWIAAFSVIASHKAVGAIMIIVAILFTMCAVMSIILLKMVHSMYRRTGASFQKAQQEFSQGVFTSKTFQTAAAGAASSAAQGAFQGN